The sequence AGCGATCGTCGTCAGCTGGGCGAGATCGACGACCTTGCCATCCACGACGCCCGTTTTGAACGTGTAGATATCGGCGTTGTCCTTCATGAACTTCGAAATTGCTTTCGACAGGACAACCGGATCGTTCTCGGTCCACGCGATGGCGGTCACGCCTTTGAAGTGTTCGCTGACCTCTTCGTACTGCGTGCCCTTTACGGCGATACGAGCGAGCGTGTTCTTTACGACCTCGTACTTCGCACCCGCTTCACGAAGACTGTTGCGAAATTCCTGGTCCTTGCTGACCGTCAGGCCCGAAAAGCTCACGACCATCGCTGATTTCGACGCTGCGAGCGATTCGGTAAGGGCGGCCAGATCTGTTGCTTTTGTTTCTCTTGATTTCATTGTTTTGCCCCCTCTTATGCGTAAGCTAATTCGTCGAGCAATACGCCCGGGCTCATGGTTGCGGCCAAGTTTATCTTCTTTAGATAGCGGCCTTTAGCGGTGGTCGGCTTGGCCTTCATCACCGCGTTGATCAGGACTCTTGTGTTCTCGACGAGCTTGGCGTCGTCGAACGAGACCTTGCCGACCGGCGAATGAATGACACCTGTCTTGTCGACGCGATACTCGACCTTACCGGCCTTGGTCTCTTCGATGGCGGTCTTTACGTCCATCGTGACCGTTCCCGTTTTCGGGTTCGGCATCAGGCCGCGAGGGCCGAGCACCTTGCCGAGCTGACCGACCTTGCCCATCATGTCGGGCGTCGCGATCAGCGCGTCAAAATCGAGCCAGCCGCCCTTGATCCTTTCGACGATATCGTCGCCGCCGGCCTCATCCGCTCCGGCTTCCTGTGCCTCTTTGATCTTGTCGCCCTGAGCAACTACAACGACCTTTTTGGCCGCGCCGCCCAGTCCGTGCGGAAGCACGATAGTGCCCCGCACGAGCTGGTCCGCTTTACGCGGATCGACGCCGAGCCACATGGTCAGTTCAACTGTTTCGTCGAATTTGGCGAATGCGATCTCTTTCAATTTTGAGACCGCTTCGTCGAGAGTGTGTTTCCTGCCGGCCTCGATCTTTTCGAGAGCGGCAAGGTATTTCTTGCCTCGTTTCATTTTACCTCCAGGTGTTAGCGAACGCTTTTGCGTTCTCCCTTATGAGACCTATGGGACATATGCGTCCAATAGGACCAATTTATTAGCCCTCAACGGTAAGGCCCATGCTGCGAGCCGTGCCCTCGATGGTCCGCATTGCAGATTCGAGGTTAGACGTGTTGAGGTCCTGCATCTTCTTTTTCGCGATCTCTTCGATCTGCGAGCGCTTTACGGTTCCCGCCTTTTCGCGGTTCGGCTTGCCCGAGCCCTTTGCGATGCCCGACGCCTTCCTAAGCAGGTCGGCTGCAGGCGGCGTCTTGGTCTCGAACGTGAACGACCGGTCGGCGTAAACGGTGATAACGACCGGAATTTTCATATCCGGATCGTCATTCTGCGTCTTGGCGTTGAACGCCTTGCAGAATTCCATGATGTTAACGCCGTGTTGGCCCAGCGCAGGGCCGATCGGCGGCGCCGGATTGGCCTTGCCCGCCGGAATTTGTAGCTTGATGTAACCTTCTATCTTCTTTGCCATTGCTCTTTTCGATTAACGATGCCGACTGGTCGGCAATGTCCTCTACTAATTACCTGTTACCAAAACTCTTACTCTTCCTCAGCGAAAGTAACTTTTTCTACTTCCAAAAAATTCAATTCATACGGTGTCGAGCGGCCAAAGATGGTGATCGACACCTTGAGCACCGATTTTTCTTCGTTCACCTCTTCGACCTTGCCG is a genomic window of Chloracidobacterium sp. containing:
- the rplK gene encoding 50S ribosomal protein L11, with product MAKKIEGYIKLQIPAGKANPAPPIGPALGQHGVNIMEFCKAFNAKTQNDDPDMKIPVVITVYADRSFTFETKTPPAADLLRKASGIAKGSGKPNREKAGTVKRSQIEEIAKKKMQDLNTSNLESAMRTIEGTARSMGLTVEG
- a CDS encoding 50S ribosomal protein L1 produces the protein MKRGKKYLAALEKIEAGRKHTLDEAVSKLKEIAFAKFDETVELTMWLGVDPRKADQLVRGTIVLPHGLGGAAKKVVVVAQGDKIKEAQEAGADEAGGDDIVERIKGGWLDFDALIATPDMMGKVGQLGKVLGPRGLMPNPKTGTVTMDVKTAIEETKAGKVEYRVDKTGVIHSPVGKVSFDDAKLVENTRVLINAVMKAKPTTAKGRYLKKINLAATMSPGVLLDELAYA
- a CDS encoding 50S ribosomal protein L10 — translated: MKSRETKATDLAALTESLAASKSAMVVSFSGLTVSKDQEFRNSLREAGAKYEVVKNTLARIAVKGTQYEEVSEHFKGVTAIAWTENDPVVLSKAISKFMKDNADIYTFKTGVVDGKVVDLAQLTTIANLPSKEELISKLMWVLNSGAQRLVTVINAVPRDLAVVIDQIGKQDGRASGAPVTEAAPAEEAAPVVEAEAAVEEAPAAEAEVPIEAASEDAPAEEAAPAGEAAEEVPSVEETPAEEAPAEEPAAE